A part of Salmo salar chromosome ssa18, Ssal_v3.1, whole genome shotgun sequence genomic DNA contains:
- the clm1 gene encoding CMRF35-like molecule 1 precursor, which produces MAPYLLSVLHILFFLTGLSGIHGVSTVSHVSVSEGGSITIPCLYHHGSEKHVKYWCSGYFFHFCSTLIRTDSQSASNWLSIADNVTTRVFTVTMKNLQLGVSGYFWGAVEKGDTTHLYLSVSTGTAGLYVDQQHVTGVEGQSVTVNCNYSNSGGFCWCRLGGSCMERSVGNLDGASVEIKRILANGKKVMIVTMSQLKIKNTGWYWCAVGDLQIPVHITVSQPTTTQSNTTITNQNNGGTDEKRQERIQSLLVVLVIPLSLLVVLIVGTLVTLKIFRKHKDKKAKDQPPNTPVQSADSEQNITYSTVSHTRRTAQQDPLPDDAVTYSTVVTKNKTQPNAAKPDVVYSTVAAHQR; this is translated from the exons GTATTCACGGTGTGTCCACAGTGAGTCATGTGTCTGTAAGTGAAGGAGGCTCCATCACCATCCCATGTCTCTATCATCATGGCTCTGAAAAACATGTGAAATACTGGTGTAGTGGATATTTTTTCCATTTTTGCTCTACTCTAATACGTACTGACTCTCAGAGTGCATCTAATTGGTTGTCCATCGCTGATAATGTTACTACAAGAGTCTTCACTGTGACCATGAAGAATCTGCAACTAGGGGTCTCTGGATATTTCTGGGGTGCTGTGGAGAAAGGTGACACCACACATCTATATCTGTCAGTTTCCACAG GTACTGCAGGACTCTATGTGGACCAACAACATGTGACTGGAGTTGAAGGACAGAGTGTCACTGTCAATTGTAACTATAGTAACTCTGGAGGTTTCTGCTGGTGCAGGCTGGGTGGCTCTTGCATGGAGAGGAGTGTTGGGAATTTAGATGGAGCATCAGTAGAAATAAAGCGGATTCTTGCCAATGGAAAAAAAGTCATGATCGTAACAATGAGTCAACTAAAAATTAAGAACACTGGCTGGTACTGGTGTGCAGTTGGAGATCTACAGATACCTGTTCATATCACTGTTAGTCAACCAAccacaacacagagtaacaccaCCATCACAA ACCAGAACAATGGGGGAACTGACGAGAAGCGACAGGAAAGGATCCAGAG TTTGCTGGTAGTCCTGGTCATTCCTCTGAGCCTGTTGGTGGTGTTGATAGTTGGTACCTTGGTCACATTGAAGATATTCAGAAAACATA AGGACAAGAAGGCAAAGGACCAACCACCAAACACCCCAGTA CAGTCTGCTGACTCTGAGCAGAACATTACCTACAGCACTGTGAGTCACACCAGAAGAACAGCACAACAG GACCCATTACCTGATGATGCAGTGACATACAGCACCGTGGTCACCAAGAACAAGACCCAaccaaat GCAGCAAAACCAGATGTGGTCTACAGCACAGTGGCCGCACACCAAAGATAG